In Periophthalmus magnuspinnatus isolate fPerMag1 chromosome 9, fPerMag1.2.pri, whole genome shotgun sequence, the sequence TGGTTAAACTTTAGAGAGTGCATTACCAATtattctgcttttgttttaCGGTCTTTTCTGCCACAGCATTTCTGCAAACAAAACTTGCAAGTTTTGAGTAAAAGATAAAGGAGAAGCAGAGTCACTGACAAAAGGAAAGCGACCACGTCCAGACAGTGGTACTGGTACCAGGTAAGGTTATGAGCTTCCACTCTCAGATGCTTGGCCCCTTTGTGTCTCATCGTAAACTCAATCCAGAATACAGCTTCATCCAGAGGACTTATTGGTCTGTCATGGTGGATAGCTGACAGGCGCATGGCGTTGGCTTTATAACTAGATGGATATAAAGATTTGGTATAAAATTAAAGAGCTTTTATTTGGTAATGGTAAAGAGCCCCACAGCAACTTACGATTTGTCGGTGATTACAGTGTTGACGGCATCTCGTAGATCCTCTGATGTTATAAAATTAAAGTCCAAAGAAATTGCAGCTCCCTTTTCTCTCATGTGGACCATGTTTTCTGGTTGGTCAGCAAACATTGGGAGACCCACCATAGGAACACCGTGGTAGATGGCCTCATAGATGCCATTTGTGCCCCCATGAGTGATGAATGCTTTGGTCTTGGAATGACCTGTTTGAAGTGACCACATATTCTCATGAAATTTTGAGGTGAAATTAAGGCCCATTTGAGGTCTTAAAGCTAAAGAActgttatgtaactgttgtgagggagggtttgccacctacttgtgtctccatggagatggaagGCTCCACAGTAAAGGATAAAATACCTtacaaacatgcatttttactgaggGCGGTTGCTTCTATACAGATTGGACTCATTGGACATGTGGCAtcacccacttgtctccatggtgatggacAACTATAATTCTTTATAAGATggtaatgcaataacatctccttatAGCGAAGGGGGTGGCGGAACCTCCATTTGGagagttacatagtccacctttaatttACGATATGGAACAACAGATTGCAATTTAAAGATTAGATTACCAAGTAGGTCATTCTGTGGGATCCAGTTGTAAATTCTTGTGTTGGCACCCAGACTTTGAGGTTTCTCTCCACTGTACCTCCAAAGCACCTGAAAGGGTTGAACATTTAAGTCAGTCATTcatttccatttatttaaaacaatgtgGCCTTGAATATCACAtcttatttattgtattttttaaataaaactcaacatttttccttaataacacatttttatcttaCCTTCTGTGGTATCTGAGCGAGGCCTGAAGCAATCATGTTTGCCTTTTCTGCAGTCAGGTTGTTGATCATGGATCCGAGCGTAAAGACGACAATTCCGGCATCTCCAGAGCTCTCCACAAATTCTTCTATATCCTGTGTGTATCCAATTGTATATCCAATGGAGGACATTGCTACTCTATGGTaagtttaatcattttagattgaCATATTGGCaccattgaaaaaaatgtaacttaaaTTCTAAGATCATTGGAAATAAAAGGGCACtttgctttatatatatatatatatatagatatatatatagatatatatagatatatagatatatatagatatatatgcATGTGCACtggaaactgccaaacaaaggcTCAAAGCCTTTGCAAGCCGCCTAAAGAGGTACCGCCAAGAAGCCAGACGAATAAACCTCCAGTTTGTAACACAACCGGCAAAAGTGTACGCTCAATGGCAGGGTAATGACACCAAAGCAGAACCACCAAGGCTGGAAACTGAACAGTTCTGGAAAGGCTAAAGGGGAGAAAGACATGCACAAtggctggtggctctgagagaaAACCACAGCAacctctgaacagaatccagtcaccatcacGGTCAGTGGAGTGctgaggaagaggtgctggaggtaccatcatgggaggacaagcccctgcatgggtTGTACTACGGGAAcagaactgaagtggctgatatcaagaaatcctaccaatggcttcctgaaggacagcacagaggcactcatcctggctgcagaGGAGCAGTCCTTGAGCACTAGAGCAAttgaggcccagatctaccacaccaggcAAAACCCAATGTGTAGGCCAGAggtgggcaaactatggcccgggggccacataaGGCCCGTTGGCCTTATTAATCCGgccagatcccaggaaaaaacatcagacatctcagtccagaaaagtgcaatacaggaacagcaaagatactgtagaACCTTCAAGCTCCCAGACCTCTGGTAGAGGACCTGAGTGTGGAAAAAGGTATGAGACTATTCGCGGAGGATGaggatgagatttttttttgaaatatatatacaggcatgtatacacacacatatacagatatACAAAGTTATCCTCTATGTCTAAATTAGGACCGAAGCAGGTCCCAAAATACATTTGCTTGGATaggaattttgtttttcatgatttaaaaaataGTGGCAAGTGGTGCATCCATCTGTCTCTACTTAACCGTTTTAGATAGAAGTTTTTAGGGTtagaaaatacaacaaaaacttTACCATAGCCTATACATTTTAACAATGGTgccaatatttattttctaGTTAAAAGCCTCTTAATAGATGAATTGTactataagtacattttaccttGGGTAAGGGCTTAGCGGGTCTGCAGTGAATCCCACCCACATATTTAAAGTTGGGAAGGAAAGGATGTGGAAAATTAAAATCCCAGTAAGTTCTCATGAGCCAGATGTCTGCTTTGCCCATGAGTTCACAAGCACTAGTTGGTTTCCCTGTTAAAAGAAATGTTTAGCCCATGAAAAGTGACCAAAATTGTTGACATTGTCTTTTGCTCACCCTTGATGTCAGTATAATATTCATCCAATTTTGACGTAAGGGAAAATTCTCCAACAGCATCATTCAATGCATAGAAGAGAATGTTAAACACTCGCTCTGAAAAGCTCATCTTGTCTGTCAGTTTACTCATGGCTCCTGGGACAAAAGAGGGTGGAGCAGGAACCTGGCCACAGTGCCTTTCCCAATTATTGGCCAAAGAAAACCGAAGAGAGAAGACCAGCGGTATCCCCAAAATATCTGCAACCAAGTCACTCCCTGGGAAGATGGGGTCAGAAAACAAGAGGTCATATTTGCCTGCTTTCAGTTTGTTCATTAGTGTGTCTGATTTCACCACTCCATCCAAAAATGCAAACGAAAACTTCATCTCATTTTCCATGAGTTCAATAAATTTCATGTAAATCTGCAGGTAGTTCATGTGGTCCATCTCGTACATGGAGAAATGTAGAAATGTCTCCATGTGTTCCTCCATTTCTTTCAGTGACACCTCGACTGGAAAGGGCTCATAGTCGAAAAGTGCCTGCTCGCTTGTGTTCATAAACATGGACGTGCTTGGAGTCAGGACTGTTACCTGGTGCCCCCGATGGACCAGCTCCTCCAGCACCGGCTTCATGTTGATCCAGTGGCTTCCTTCAGTGTACCACACCAGTATTTTTTCCCCGCAGATGGTCCATGGCAGAAAAGACAGCAACACGATGCACAGATACAGTTTCATTGTGACCGTCTGTAAGTAAAACGCTGTTGCACTCTGATCTTCTTGAAACTTGAAAGACACCAATAATTAACTAGTCATGACTCTGCCTTGTACGTACCTCTGACACAGTAGATAACATTGGTCCTCAGTGAAAGGTAAGAAATTTATATTGCTACGTAGGCCACACCTGAGATTGTGATCACATATAGTACGTTATAGACCAATAAAAGTAACTTTTTAAGACCTACCTGCCACTGCTATAATACATCGAACCTTTGATATTTGCATACACCCAAATTTCCAAATATAGTATGGAACAGTGATATCActgaatttaataataataataatcgtaataataataataaatatatttaacataCATAAAGCAAAGCCAAAAAGCTAGACGAATAAACTGCCTGTTTGCAATACAACCAATGAAAGTGTAGGCTTAATGGCAgggtaataacaccagagcagGTCAGCCAAGGCTGGAAACCAAGGAGTGTACTGGAAAGGcatatgggagaaggaggcatcacataacactgatgcacagtggctggtggctctgagagaagaccacagcaacctccctgaacaaaatccagtcaccatcacagtggcaAGTATGAAGAACTGGACTGCACCAGGTCGTGGCATGATCCACGCCTAGTGGCTAATGAAACTTACTGCTCTCCATGAGAGGCTGgcagcacaaaaaaaacagctgctAAGTGATGGGGATCATATTGAATGGCTAACCAAAGGGCGTACAATCCTtatccagaaggatccctccAAGGGTACAGTCCCATCCAATTATcggccaataacctgtctcttCAAAACATGGAAactcatgtcaggcatcatcgGGGCTAAGATAAGTGgacacatggatcaatacatgagcacagcacagaagggcatTGGCAAAGATACCatgggagccaaacaccagctcctgatAGACCGAACAGTTGCCTGAGACTGCAGAACCTgtaagaccaacctgtgcactccCTGAAAACTTACAGCTCAATACCACACACATGGATTACTGAATTCCTGAAGCTGTACAAgatcaacaggactctaagagccttcattgaAAACTTTATGAGGTTGCGGAAAATtacccttgaggccaatggcaaggcACTTGCACAAATGTCAAAAGTGACAAATGTATATACcacatcaaatgtggcatataccaacaagatgcactgtccccactgctgttctgcataggtctgaacccgctcagccaaatcatcaacaacactggctataGATACTGACTCAGGAAgggggccaccatcagtcacctctacatggatgacctCAAGCTGTACACTAAAAATAAGTGAGACATCGACACTGATCCACACTGCCAGGATCTACAACACAGTCACTGGAATgtgcttgagaagtgtagccaaGTGGTGACAAAtggagggaaggtagtccacataGAAGGGATCTCACTtccagaaggaacaatagcagacattgaggcCAGTtgcaagtaccttggtatcccacaaacaaatggcaaccttgaagaggtcaatttcaaaaacaagacccaggcaataaacggctacgccctgccagtaatcagatacccagcaggaatcataagccaaaggaggagatacagaccacaaacgttaagacccgaaagctcctgaccatgcatgggggggttccatcccaaatccagacCCTAAAACTGTATGCGAACTGTAAGGAAGGGGGccaaggactagtgagtgtgagagccacagtccaggatgaaacattcaagatccataagtacaacaaggacaaggccccaacagatgacataCTCAGCCAATGTCTCAGACAGTTGAGTGccgaggaagaggtgctggaggaaccatcatggaaggacaagcccctgcatgggatgtaccaccggaacataactgaagtggctgatatcaagaaatcctaccaatagctttctgaaggacagcacagaggtactcatcctggctgcgcaggccttgagcactagAGCAGTAGAGGCCCAGAtttaccacaccagacaagacccaaggtgtggGCTGTGcgaagaggcccctgagacaatccagcacctaactgcagggtgtaagatgctggcagggaaattATACATAGAGCAGCATAAACACGTGGagccatagtgtacagaaacatctgtgcagagtacagactggaaaccccaaggtCAAGAAACACCTCCAAATGTAGAAgagagaatgatcgagccaagatcctgtgggacttccagatacagactgacaggaAAGTGATGACAaaccaactggacattgtggtggtggataaacaacagagcaaaggcgttgtggtggacatcgcagtacgaagtgatgggaacatcaggaaaaatgaacatgagaaactaaagAAATACCAGGGACTCAAATAAGAGCTGGAGAACACCTGGAAgctgaaggcatcagtggtgcccgtggtcatcagaGCACTCGAGGTAGGGGAGTGGCTACAGGAGATCccagaaaaatgtgtgtaatatatatatatatatatatatatatatatatatatatatataaaatacgtTGTCCTATATGTCTAAATTAGGGCCGAAGCAAGTcccaaaatacatttgtttggacaagaattttgtttttccattatTTAGGAAACAAAAACTGTTTCAGACATGGCCACAAGTTTTTAGGGTtagaaaatacaacacaaactttACCATAGCCTATATATTTCAACAATGGTgccaatatttattttctaGTTAAAAGCCTCTTAATAGATGAATTATactataagtacattttaccttGGGTAAGGGCTTAGCGGGTCTGCAGTGAATCCCACCCACATATTTAAAGTTGGGAAGGAAAGGATGTGGAAAATTAAAATCCCAGTAAGTTCTCATGAGCCAGATGTCTGCTTTGCCCATGAGTTCACAAGCACTAGTTGGTTTCCCTGTTAAAAGAAATGTTTAGCCCATGAAAAGTGACCAAAATTGTTGACATTGTTTTTTGCTCACCCTTGATGTCAGTATAATATTCATCCAATTTTGACGTAAGGGAAAATTCTGCAACAGCATCATTCAATGCATAGAAGAGAATGTTAAACACTCGCTCTGAAAAGCTCATCTTGTCTGTCAGTTTACTCATGGCTCCTGGGACAAAAGAGGGTGGAGCAGGAACCTGGCCACAGTGCCTTTCCCAATTATTGGCCAAAGAAAACCGAAGAGAGAAGACCAGCGGTATCCCCAAAATATCTGCAACCAAGTCACTCCCTGGGTAGATGGGGTCAGAAAACAAGAGGTCATATTTGCCTGCTTTCAGTTTGTTCATTAGTGTGTCTGATTTCACCACTCCATCCAAAAATATCAATGAAAATTTCATGTCAGTTTCCATGAGTTCAATAAGTTTCATGTAAATCTGCAGGTAGTTCATGTGGTCCATCTCGTACATGGAGAAATGTAGAAATGTCTCCATGAATTCCTCCATTTCTTTCAGTGACACCTCGACTGGAAAGGGCTCATAGTCGAAAAGTGCCTGCTCGCTTGTGTTCATAAACATGGACGTGCTTGGAGTCAGGACTGTTACCTGGTGCCCCCGATGGACCAGCTCCTCCAGCACCGGCTTCATGTTGATCCAGTGGCTTCCTTCAGTGTACCACACCAGTATTTTTTCCCCGCAGATGGTCCATGGCAGAAAAGACAGCAACACGATGCACAGATACAGTTTCATGGCGACCGTCTGTGAGTAAAACGCTGTTGCACTCTGATCTTCTTTGTATAGCAAACTGCAAATACACTGGAAATACACTAATAATTAACTAGTTATGTCATAACTCTGCCTTGTAGGTACCACTGACACAGTAGATAACATTGGTCCTCAGTAATAGGTAAGAAACTTATATTGCTACGTAGGCCACACCTGAGATTGTGATCACATATAGTAAGTTATAGATCAATAAAAGTAACATTTCGTGACCTGTAACTTCCAAATATCATATGGAACAGTGATATCACTGAAttttatactactactaatactaataataataataaaagaaactaaatacaaaaaacaaaaatgtctcaAATGTTTGTTCTTTACTAACATACAGTTTGCAAGCCAGACAAACAGCTTGCAGACAATAAACAAGTTCACAGAAACCTCTCTAATAAAAACGAGGCAGGTGATTTCAGTGACAAGGCCCGGAGGGGCTGTGGTTAAGGAGGCAGTTATCTTTAGCAAATGTCACCACAGCTTGTGAGGGCGTCACAAGCTGTGGTACTATTTCACTAGCAAGGACCACGCCACAACAATGGTATATGATAAAGGTATTTATTGATATGAACAGATGTGGAGGCTGGGTAGAAAGTCACGATAGGGGCTCTGTCTCTGGCGGTTTGCCCAGCTGATTCAGGACCTCTGTAGATGGTGAGGTACACGGGGAGGGAGGGCTCAAGAGAGTGGAAACAGACTGTGTTGTCAGGATAGGCTTTTATAAgtagggcttctgggtaattagaggtgtggttgaggtgagctgtggtttgCTGGAGAAGAGCCAAAGGAGGTTGAGGTGtagtcctgctcctgaatctcagttAATCATATTAACTCATTAATGcataaaatgttttgaatagtGTTATACCATTCATGGGTTGGAGTTGTTAAGAGTGACAGTGGTCAACACTAGTCTTCAGATTGTTTATGACACCTTTGTGAGACCTAACAATGAGGTAATCTATAACACAAGGTATGGATCTGCATTATATTGAAGGCTAAAGAAATTTTAAGAATGGTTCACCAGTGCATGCACATTTTCTATACAGGTTTTCTGGGATCGCTTGTGACTTTAATATATACTTTAATGCTCCACTAAAAAATATGTACACCAAAATCATAACACAAGATGGTTAAACTTTAGAGAGTGCATTACAAATtattctgcttttgttttaCGGTCTTTTCTGCCACAGCATTTCTGCAAACAAAACTTGCAAGTCTTGAGTAAAAGATAAAGGAGAAGCAGAGTCACTGACAAAAGGAAAGCGACCACGTCCAGACAGTGGTACTGGTACCAGGTAAGGTTATGAGCTTCCACTCTCAGATGCTTGGCCCCTTTGTGTCTCATCGTAAACTCAACCCAGAATACAGCTTCATCCAGAGGACTTATTGGTCTGTCATGGTGGATAGCTGACAGGCGCATGGCGTTGGCTTTATAACTAGATGGATATAAAAATTTGGTATAAAATTAAAGAGCTTTTATTTGGTAATGGTAAAGAGCCCCACAGCAACTTACGATTTGTCGGTGATTACAGTGTTGACGGCATCTCGTAGATCCTCTG encodes:
- the LOC117376801 gene encoding UDP-glucuronosyltransferase 2A2-like, coding for MKLYLCIVLLSFLPWTICGEKILVWYTEGSHWINMKPVLEELVHRGHQVTVLTPSTSMFMNTSEQALFDYEPFPVEVSLKEMEEFMETFLHFSMYEMDHMNYLQIYMKLIELMETDMKFSLIFLDGVVKSDTLMNKLKAGKYDLLFSDPIYPGSDLVADILGIPLVFSLRFSLANNWERHCGQVPAPPSFVPGAMSKLTDKMSFSERVFNILFYALNDAVAEFSLTSKLDEYYTDIKGSHWINMKPVLEELVHRGHQVTVLTPSTSMFMNTSEQALFDYEPFPVEVSLKEMEEHMETFLHFSMYEMDHMNYLQIYMKFIELMENEMKFSFAFLDGVVKSDTLMNKLKAGKYDLLFSDPIFPGSDLVADILGIPLVFSLRFSLANNWERHCGQVPAPPSFVPGAMSKLTDKMSFSERVFNILFYALNDAVGEFSLTSKLDEYYTDIKGKPTSACELMGKADIWLMRTYWDFNFPHPFLPNFKYVGGIHCRPAKPLPKDIEEFVESSGDAGIVVFTLGSMINNLTAEKANMIASGLAQIPQKVLWRYSGEKPQSLGANTRIYNWIPQNDLLGHSKTKAFITHGGTNGIYEAIYHGVPMVGLPMFADQPENMVHMREKGAAISLDFNFITSEDLRDAVNTVITDKSYKANAMRLSAIHHDRPISPLDEAVFWIEFTMRHKGAKHLRVEAHNLTWYQYHCLDVVAFLLSVTLLLLYLLLKTCKFCLQKCCGRKDRKTKAE